A segment of the Phaenicophaeus curvirostris isolate KB17595 chromosome 20, BPBGC_Pcur_1.0, whole genome shotgun sequence genome:
CAGTGCTTAAAACATGAGTTTCCTGATGCCCTGttgaaaagcagaacaaaacagtTGAAGCTAGTAATGCCTGCTTTTGGTTTCCTTTCAGGTGAATCATGATTCCAGTCACTGAATTGCGCTACTTTGCTGACACTCAGCCAGCGTACCGCATCCTGAAGCCATGGTGGGACGTCTTCACAGACTACATTTCCATCGTGATGCTGATGATTGCGGTGTTTGGAGGGACGCTTCAGGTCACCCAGGACAAAATGATTTGTTTGCCCTGTAAATGGGTTACCAAAGACTCTTGCAATGACTCAGTCAGAGGTTGGACAACCACAACCCCAGAACGTACCTACCATAATTCTAGTCTTCTTCCCTCGACTGATACGGGGCCTATGGGGATCCGATATGACTTGGACCGGCACCAGTATAACTATGTGGATGCGGTGTGTTATGAGAACCGTCTTCACTGGTTTGCCAAGTATTTTCCTTATCTGGTGCTGCTACATACTCTCATCTTCCTGGCTTGTAGCAACTTCTGGTTCAAATTCCCAAGGACCAGCTCGAAGCTGGAGCATTTTGTGTCGATATTGCTTAAATGTTTTGACTCTCCATGGACAACGAGGGCATTATCTGAGACGGTGGTGGAAGAGAGTGATACCAAGCCATCATTTGGGAAAATGAATGGCTCCATGGACAAGAAATCCTCCACGGTCAGTGAGGATGTGGAAGCTACTGTTCCTATGCTGCAGAGAACAAAGTCTCGGATTGAGCAAGGGATTGTGGACCGGTCTGAGACTGGTGTCTTGGACAAAAAAGAAGGTGAACAGGCCAAAGCACTCTTTGAGAAAGTGAAAAAGTTCCGCACGCACGTGGAAGAGGGAGATATAGTTTATCGCCTGTACATGAGACAGACCATCATCAAAGTGATCAAGTTCATCCTGATCATCTGCTACACTGTTTACTACGTCAACAACATAACGTTTGATGTTGACTGTAAAGTGGACATTGAGAGCTTGACTGGCTACAGGATGTACCGCTGTGCTCATCCTTTGGCTACTCTCTTCAAAATCTTGGCATCGTTCTACATTAGTCTGGTGATATTCTATGGCTTCATCTGCATGTACACGCTCTGGTGGATGCTGAGGCGATCACTCAAGAAATATTCCTTTGAGTCCATTCGGGAGGAGAGCAGTTACAGCGATATTCCCGATGTGAAAAATGACTTTGCTTTTATGCTCCATCTGATCGATCAGTACGACCCCCTGTACTCCAAGCGCTTTGCAGTCTTTCTGTCGGAGGTGAGCGAGAACAAACTGCGGCAGCTGAACCTCAACAACGAGTGGACTTTGGAGAAGCTGCGCCAGAGGATCACCAAGAACTCCCAGGAGAAGCTGGAACTGCATCTTTTCATGTTGAGCGGCATTCCTGACACGGTCTTTGACCTCATTGAGCTGGAGGTCTTGAAGCTGGAGCTTATCCCTGATGTCACTATTCCCCCAAGCATTGCTCAGCTCACCAGCCTTAAGGAACTGTGGCTCTACCACACAGCTGCCAAAATTGAGGCTCCAGCCCTTGCCTTCTTGAGGGAGAACTTGAAATCTCTCCACATCAAGTTCACAGATATCAAGGAGATTCCTCTTTGGATTTATAGCCTGAAGACCCTAGAGGAGCTTCATCTGACAGGGAATTTGAGTGCTGAAAACAACCGGTACATTGTGATAGATGGATTGAGGGAGCTTAAGAGGCTGAAGGTGTTGAGGTTAAAGAGTAATCTCACCAAGCTGCCACAGGTGGTGACGGATGTTGGTGTGCATCTTCAGAAGCTTTCCATCAACAATGAGGGCACCAAGCTCATTGTTCTCAACAGCCTTAAGAAAATGGTCAACTTGACAGAGCTTGAGCTGATCCGTTGTGACTTGGAACGCATTCCTCACTCCATCTTTAGCCTCCAGAATCTGCAGGAGATAGACCTGAAGGACAATAACCTAAAGACCATTGAGGAAATCATCAGCTTCCAGCACTTACATCGTCTCACTTGCCTTAAATTGTGGTACAACCACATTGCCTACATTCCCATGCAAATAGGCAACCTAACCAATTTAGAGCGCCTTTACCTGAATCGTAACAAGATAGACAAGATCCCTACGCAGCTCTTCTATTGCCGAAAGCTTCGGTACTTGGATCTCAGCCACAACAACCTGACTTCCATACCACCAGACATTGGACTTCTTCAAAACCTGCAGAACCTCGCTGTGACGGCCAACAGGGTAAGTGAGCAAGAAGCTGAGTGTTCTGAGTGAGTAAAACTGGGACACTTTTGTTATCTGTGTGATGAAACATGCTACAAAGGTGTGTGAAATACTCCTGACACTGCCTTCTATTTAAAATCTTAagcttttgtttctctctgaGAGGTTATCTAGACATCACAAGTAACTCTAGGGGCAAAAGCCTTCTTCAAAGAGCCCTGGTTCTGTAGCAGTTCTTCTTGACCTGCAACTACTTATAAGTGGCAACTGGAGGCTGTTTAGAAATCCTGCCTGCTGGCTGTTTCTCTGCAGTTGGAAGCTTGTAGTCTCTAACTTGACAGCAGTTTTGGGCTTAAAATGGAGATATGAGAACCTGTAGTCTTCATGAAGAACTATGCACGTAAACCTGTGTACTTCAGCAGTGTCCGTGCACTGTGGCTGCATGTATGTGTttgctttcagctttgcttATAGAATCTTGCATTTCTAGGGAATACTCCATAGGTTTTGGTCTTGTAAACTTTTGGTGAGAAGTTGGATATGGACAGACTTATGAGAAATGGTTCTTAAGCTCTCACTTTTAATGCATTGGCTCGTTCCACAGAGGTGACTCTGGAGGGAGCAAAGAAATCTTCTGCAGTGTCCTTACTCAGGGCAGAGTGAACTAAACCAGATTTATCTGTTGGCAGGCAGATATGAAAGTGTGAACTGTGGCAATTCCTTGACTTTCAGAGTGGAGAAAATATGATGGCACCTGGCTGTGCCTCTGTATGATAGCCATGGGTTTTCTTGTGTAATCCCAGAGGTCAAGTCTCAGCCTTACCTGTCTGAGCCTAAGTACAGGGCAGTGGGAGTGACCAAGTGCTCTGTGCTGCCTGATTACCACAGGTTGTCTCCTGGTTTGTGTTGGAGAATGTTTATTTGCCTAAAGCAAACTATACccgtattttttttcctgaatgtttTTTTATCTATTTGGGATGAAGGAGGCCTCATTCACTGTGAACACAAAGATCAGTCAGTGACTGCACAGACTGGTGCGCTGAGCTGAAGGGCTTGTTGAACCTTGCATTCCTTCTGTCTTCCAGATTCCTGGAATGctctttttctcttgcagtttaTTACTACCTGAAATTGCAAAAGGCTCTAACATAACTACAAATTGCTGGCAGATCTAATTAGTGGCTTCTGGGTTCTTCTGGGAACGCTCACTAGAACTGTCCTGGAACAGTTGTATGTCGAGATCCTTACTGCTGCTGTTGAGATGTGTTCCTAACTGGGCACTGTCGGATTGCCTGTGAGAGGCAGACAGAGCCCCTCTGGCATGGTTTGGCTTTTCATCCAGGAAAATGTTCTCAAATCAAGTATTTTAATTGCTAAAGCAGTTCACTGTTAACACAGGGTTCCTAAAACTCCAGCCAGCGTGTTGAAGTCAGTGTCTGAAGGTTCGTGACTGAGTTGTGCCACTACAAATTagtggcagagctgctcagtgctcccagtttAATAGCTGTGCTCTCTTTTTCCCCACGGACACGCTGGGTGGCTGTGCAGCTGTTGGCATTAGTGGCTTCAGCTCCAGTAAACTCCATGGTGTATGCACACATCATTTTCTATTGAGTTAAAAGCCAAATTCTTCTTGGAGCAAGCACAGTTGATACGGGCAGTGCCTGAGGATGG
Coding sequences within it:
- the LRRC8A gene encoding volume-regulated anion channel subunit LRRC8A, whose protein sequence is MIPVTELRYFADTQPAYRILKPWWDVFTDYISIVMLMIAVFGGTLQVTQDKMICLPCKWVTKDSCNDSVRGWTTTTPERTYHNSSLLPSTDTGPMGIRYDLDRHQYNYVDAVCYENRLHWFAKYFPYLVLLHTLIFLACSNFWFKFPRTSSKLEHFVSILLKCFDSPWTTRALSETVVEESDTKPSFGKMNGSMDKKSSTVSEDVEATVPMLQRTKSRIEQGIVDRSETGVLDKKEGEQAKALFEKVKKFRTHVEEGDIVYRLYMRQTIIKVIKFILIICYTVYYVNNITFDVDCKVDIESLTGYRMYRCAHPLATLFKILASFYISLVIFYGFICMYTLWWMLRRSLKKYSFESIREESSYSDIPDVKNDFAFMLHLIDQYDPLYSKRFAVFLSEVSENKLRQLNLNNEWTLEKLRQRITKNSQEKLELHLFMLSGIPDTVFDLIELEVLKLELIPDVTIPPSIAQLTSLKELWLYHTAAKIEAPALAFLRENLKSLHIKFTDIKEIPLWIYSLKTLEELHLTGNLSAENNRYIVIDGLRELKRLKVLRLKSNLTKLPQVVTDVGVHLQKLSINNEGTKLIVLNSLKKMVNLTELELIRCDLERIPHSIFSLQNLQEIDLKDNNLKTIEEIISFQHLHRLTCLKLWYNHIAYIPMQIGNLTNLERLYLNRNKIDKIPTQLFYCRKLRYLDLSHNNLTSIPPDIGLLQNLQNLAVTANRIESLPPELFQCRKLRTLHLGNNVLQSLPSRVGELTNLSQIELRGNRLECLPVELGECPLLKRNGLVVEEDLFNTLPLEVKERLWRADKEQA